GCTGGCCAACGGCACCGGGCTGACCTCGATGGCCGGCAACTCGGTCGGAGCATCTCGGAAGAATTCCAATTCGCCCCTGACGATGCGGACATTCGCCGGCGCCTCGATCCCGACGCTGACTCGACTTCCCACCACGCGGTTGACGACAATCGTGATGTTGTCACCAATCCTGATTCGTTCACCGGCCTTGCGACTGAGCACTAGCATCCTTGTCTCTCCTTACGAAACTGGCTCGTACGTATAGGGTCTAAAATGGCTGGCGCGGCCGGTTTGCCACGCTGGGAAAAGATAGAACGCAAAGCGGGTGCCAACCGGTGTGCCGGCGGACGGTTTGCCGGACCGCTTTAAAGAAAATGCCGGAAAAACAAGAGTCCGCCGGGCTTGCCTAACCGTTCCGTGGGCCAAAAAAGGGGTAAGCTGGCTGGGCCGAGCGTCCAGAATTGAGACGGCCGGGCCAAAATGAGATGCCAACCTGAGACGGGCCTGACCGCGACGCCGTTGGGTCGTTTCCCCTTTCCTACGCCAATCCCAACGATATGCAGCCCCTGTTTCCGCCCTCCGACCAACAGGCCTCGGCCGTCCCCTTTC
This is a stretch of genomic DNA from Pirellulales bacterium. It encodes these proteins:
- a CDS encoding carbon storage regulator; this translates as MLVLSRKAGERIRIGDNITIVVNRVVGSRVSVGIEAPANVRIVRGELEFFRDAPTELPAIEVSPVPLASDHHVHAAK